ATGTCCGTTGGGCTGGCCGATTTCTGGCATTCCGGTATCTGACATAAAGCTCCGCCGTCCAGGAGCTGCTCGGACGCTCCTAAAAAGTTCAGGTGGCGCAATATACCACAGGCGCGGGGTGTGCCTCAGCCTCCGCACCTATGTCCTGTCCGCTCTGACAGCTTACCGGAGAACGGAATTCCGTTCTTTCATGTGCTTGAGGTGATACCAGTTCTCGTCCAACTCCCAGCGGATGCGGTCGATACGGTTGTCCTCGAGAATCAGGTTCGCCGCGTGGGCCTGCAGGTGGGCGAATTCCCGTTCTGCCCGCTGCCAGTCCCGGTGATTCTCGTTGAGGGAGCGCATGCCCGGGAAAAGGGTCTGCAGGGCTTCCTGGGTGGTAACCTCGTAGGAGCGGGGTGAGCTCATGATGGCGGTGTCGCCATCCACCCGCAACACGCGGAAGAGATAGGGATAGCCGTTGAGCTTGGGATCGGACTGGAGACGGTCATTCAGGGAGATCACTTCTACCCCTCGCCAGCCCAGCCACCCAACAAAAATAGCGGCGACCAGCATGACGATCAGAAACTGCTTGCGATCAGACATCTAGGTTTTCCGTAGCATTCCATGCTTTCTGTAGGTACATCAGTGAGCCGCAGTATAGCGAGTTTATGTGCCCGTGCGAACGTTATAGGTTAATGGACGCCCACAGGGACCTATTTCGCCAGCGGTCCGGTTTTTAGAGAGCGGTGCTCTTAGTCAGACGCTCACAAGAATAACACGTCGTTACGGTGCTACCCGTTCCGTTGTAACGGGTACTTTTGCTTGGCGCGAAGATGCGATGAGCCCCGCAAGCACCAGCCCCCCGCCCGCAGCGTGATAGGCCTCGATCGATTCGCCGAGTACGGGGACAGCAATCAGCGCCGCAAACACCGGGATCAGGTAAGCGAAAAGCCCCGTCGTGCCGGGACCCAGGGTTTTCACCCCGTTGTTCCAGAGAAAATAAGCAGCCACGCTAGGCAGGGTGCCCACGTAGAGCAGCGCAGCCATGTTCGGCATGCTCATGGCGAAGCTGCCTTCGTTCTGCAGCTCCCAAAGGTAAAACGGGAGGATCATCGGTGTGCCCAGGGTAATGAGGAGGCACAGTAGAGGGAACAGTGGAATATCCAGCGGCCAGCGTTTGAGTAGCACTGAGTAGAGCGCCCAACTGCTGATCGAGAGGACCATCAACAGGTCGCCGGGATTGAAGTTCACATCAAGCAGCGTGTTGATGCTGCCCCGGGTCAGGATCACCAGAACGCCGCAGAAGGCCAGGATCAGGCCGGTTATCTGCAGGCGACCGGGAATGATGCGGAGGATCAGCGCCGAAAGCAGCACGATCATTAGCGGCATGGTAGAACTCACCAGTGCGATATTGATGGCCCCCGTACTCTGGGCGGCGAGGTAGAGGATGGTGTTGTAGGCGCCCACGCTGAAGAAGGCCAGGCCGATGACTTCGAGCCAGTGCTCGCGGAGAATGGTCTGGTAGCGAATGACGGCTTTAATGGTGAAGGGGAGCAGGTAAATCGTCGGAATCAGCCAGCGCCAGAAAGACAGTGCGAATGGAGGAATGGACTCGGATGTCCCTCGTGCAACCAACGCATTACCCGCCCAGAACAGGGTCGTCAGTACCAGGCCAGCCATGGCCAACTGTCGTGAAGATGCACTCACACACGCCTCCTTCGCTATCCTTACTCATGGACCTTCTGAAAAAATCGTTCTGCTTCGCCGTGCCTTGCTTTGCAGACAGAGTTGGCTTTTTGAAGAGTCCTCAGCCGTCCCTCGAATGGGGGCGGCTAATGATAGCATTGCACTTCAGTGACTTCCGACTGGATAAGTGCTTAGGTCAACTCAACGGCATCCAAATCCACTAAAGGCCCTTAAGCAACCATGACACTAGAACGCTATGAAACCGATGCAGTTGTAATTGGTGCCGGTGTCATTGGCCTAGCATGTGCAAGGGCGCTTGCCCGCGCTGGCCAATCCGTCTTCGTTTTGGAGGCGGGTGCCCATTGGGGGGAGGGAACATCCTCGCGCAACAGCGAGGTGATCCATGCCGGACTCTATTACCCACCTGAGTCGCTCAAGGCCCGTTTATGTATCTCGGGGCGCGAGTTCCTCTATGACTATTGCGAGCAACGCGATATTCCCCATCGTCGGACCGGGAAATGGATTATCGCCACCGCCGACGAGCAGGGGGCTGTGCTCCAGGGGATTGCGGGACGGGCGAGGGATTGCGGTGTTCCGCTGGAATGGGGGATCACCGACGGCTTTCCCGCGCCTTGCCGGATGTGACCGCCTTCGCGGGTTTGTTTTCACCAACAACCGGTATTGTCGACAGCCATGGCCTGATGCTGGGACTGCTGACTGACGTAGAAGGTGAGGGCGGTATGCTGATCTGCCGTGCACCGGTGGAGTCCGTTGACAGCAGTGCGATGCCCGCAAAGCACATTGTGACCGTAGGTGGCGAGTCTCCTTGCGAACTGGTTGCCAGCCGCGTCGTCAACGCGGCCGGGCTCGAAGCGATCGCACTACTACGGCGGTGGAAGGGCTATCCGGAGAGCGCCAGGCCGGCCCAGTATTTCGCTCGGGGCGTCTACTTCAGTTACTCCGGAAAGCACCCGTTCGATACGCTCGTCTATCCTGTACCGGAACCGGGTGGTCTCGGCATTCATCTCACCCTGGATTTGGCCGGTCAGGCGCGGTTTGGACCGGATGTGGAGTGGATCGACCGGGTGGATTACAGTGTCGACCCTGCGCGCCGGGAAGCTTTTGTTGCCTCGATCAGACGCTGGTGGCAAGGGTTGGATGCTGACCGGCTGCAGCCTGCTTATGCTGGTATCCGGCCCAAGCTCGGCGACGCCAGTGCCGGTTTTCAGGATTTCCTGGTGCAGGATGAGGAAGCCCATCGATTGCCGGGCGTCGTTCACCTGCTCGGAATCGAGTCTCCCGGACTCACAGCGAGCCTGGCCCTGGCTCGATACGTGGCTGACAAGCTCGCCTGACCTTTTGGGCGTTCTTTTTACAGGTCGTCGAGGGGTATTCTGGGTGTTCGGGCGAGCGCCCAAATCTCGACAGTGCGCGCTCCCGCTTTCTTCAGCTTCTTGGCGAGCTCCTCCGCGGTGGCACCGGTAGTGACGACGTCGTCGACGACAGCCACGTGTTCGGGGATCGGCCCTGACACCCCAAACGCACCTTTCAGGTTAACCAGCCGCTGTCGCCGGGTGAGGCCGGATTGGGTATCGCTTAGCTTTCGACGTTGCACGAGGTGGCTGATCACCGGCACATCAAGTTCGTCGGCCAGCCACAACGCGATTTCCTCTGCCTGGTTAAAGCCTCGCGCCCGTTCACGGGAGGGATGCATGGGGACCGGAATGAGGCACTCGGGCCGGCCATCGCCTGAAGCCGCGATTTCCCGGGCAAGCAGTCCGGCGAGCGGTTTACCGAAGGCTCGCTGTTTACCGTATTTGAACTGGCTGATCAGGCTGTTAACCGGGAAGCTGTAGAGCCAGGGCGCTACGACCCGGTCGAACGCCGGCGGTTGACTGATGCAGGGGCCGCAGAGTACCCCAAGCGGATCGGCGATTGACGACGTTAGCGGTAGGGCGCACCTGGCGCAGGCTGCGTCATTTCTGGGAAGATCCGCGCCGCAAGCGCCACAGAGTCCATCGTTTTGCGTCGGGGTGAGGCAGCCAACGCAGAGGTGAGTCATGCTGGGTGAGATGTTAACCTTTAGTTTGATGAAGGTTGACAGTGCTCGCAGGCGATTTATCATGCGTTCAATCCCTGAACAGAAACAAGCCCATCTTCGAGGCGAGCACAAGCATAAAGCCTCCCTGGGTCAGAACCAACAGGACATCCCCATGACTGCCACCCCGATCCGTCACGACTGGACACTTTCCGAGATTCACGAGCTGCTCGAACTGCCGTTCAACGATCTGGTCTTCCGAGCCCAGAGCGTGCACCGTGAGCATTTCGATCCCAATGAAGTCCAGGTCAGCACGCTGCTGTCGATCAAGACGGGTGCCTGTCCGGAAGACTGCAAATACTGCCCGCAGAGTGGCCACTACAACACCGGCCTGGAAAAAGAGAAGCTGCTCGAAATCGAGAAGGTGGTCGCCGAAGCTCGGGCTGCTCGGGAGAAAGGCGCGTCCCGTTTCTGCATGGGCGCTGCCTGGCGCAGTCCCACCAAGAAGGACATGCCCTATGTGCTGGATATGGTGCGCCAGGTTAAGTCCCTCGGTCTGGAAACCTGTATGACCCTGGGCATGCTCAACGAGGATCAGGCGGGTGAGCTGGCGGAAGCCGGGTTGGATTACTACAACCACAACCTCGATACCTCCGAGAAGTTCTACAACCACATCATTACCACTCGCACCTACCAGGATCGCCTGGATACCCTGGAAAACGTGCGCAAGGCGGGCATGAAAGTCTGCTGCGGCGGTATCATGGGTATGGGTGAAGATGAAGACGATCGCGCCGGCCTGCTGATGCAACTGGCCAACCTGCCGCATCATCCGGAAAGCGTGCCTATCAACATGCTGGTCAAGGTGGCCGGCACACCGCTCGACGACGTCGAGGACCTCGATCCGTTCGAATTTGTCCGCACCATTGCCGTGGCCCGGATCGTCATGCCGGCCTCCCACGTGCGCCTGTCTGCCGGTCGCGAGCAGATGAACGACCAGATGCAGGCGCTGTGCTTCCTGGCGGGTGCAAACTCCATCTTCTACGGCGAGAAGTTGCTGACCACGTCGAATCCGGAGGCGGATCACGATCGTCAGCTGTTCAATCGCCTGGGCATCCGCCCGGAACAGCGTGGCGAAGCCCATACCGACGAAGAGCGTGAAGCCGGTTTGATCGAAGCCATGGAGCACGAGCGCAACCACCACTTGTTCTACAACGCGGACGAGCGTAAGTCCGCCTGAGGTGACCTGTGCGTGACTTCAGGGCTGAACTCGAAAAACGGCGCGAGCAGGGGCTGTATCGCTGGCGACGCCAGGTAGAAACGCCCCAGCAACCGGATATGGTCGTCGACGGCCGCCCGGTGCTTTCGTTCTGCAGTAACGATTATCTCGGGCTGGCCAACGACCCCGATGCGATAGCCGCCGCTCGCGACGCGCTGCCGGAAACCGGACTCGGTGGTGGCGCCTCCCACCTGATCTGCGGCCATCACTCTGCCCATCATCGGCTTGAAGAAACGTTGGCCCGTTTCACAGGACGCGAATCGGCGTTGTTCTTCTCTACGGGCTACATGGCCAATATGGGCGTCATTAGCGCCCTGGCCGGACGTGGCGACACCATCTTTTCCGACCGCCTCAACCATGCTTCGCTTATCGATGGTTGCATCCTCAGTCGCGCCACGGTGAAGCGTTATCCCCATTGCGATATGACAGCCTTGGAAGAGCAGTTGGCGACCACCGACGGGCACAAGCTGGTGGTGACGGACGGCGTCTTCAGCATGGATGGTGACGTTGCACCGCTGCCGGAAATGGCGGCGCTTTGTCGGAAGCATGACGCGCTGCTTGTCGTCGACGACGCCCACGGCTTCGGCTGCGTAGGCCCGGAAGGGCGGGGCAGCGTGGCGCACTTCGGGCTGGGGTCAGAGGATGTGCCGATCGTCATTGGAACCTTGGGCAAGGCGTTCGGCACCAGCGGTGCGTTCGTCGCCGGTTCGGCCATGATGGTGGATTACCTGGTACAGAAGGCGCGCACCTATATCTACACCACGGCGATGCCGCCTGCGGTCGCGCTCGCGAGTTGCACCAGCGTGCGTTTGGTGAAGCAGGCCGACGACCGGCGCGAACATCTGGCGCGGCTGATCAACCGCTTCCGCCGGGAAGCCCAGGCTTTGGGCTATACCCTTATGCCCTCCGACACCCCCATCCAGCCGATCCTGTTGGGCGATGCCTGGTCTGCGCTGGCCCTGAGCAAGGCCCTGGAAGGCCGGGGCATCTGGGTGACCGCCATCCGGCCGCCAACGGTCCCCGAAGGCGAGTCGCGCCTGCGGGTCACTTTCAGTGCGTCCCACACTGAAGCCCATCTCGACAAGCTGCTCACAGCGCTTGGAGAAGCCCAGCAAGAGTTGCCGGGCCACGCGGCATGACCACAATGCCTTTACCGCCCGTAACACTGATCAGTGGATGGGGTGCCCCTGTATCCATGATCGCTCCATGGGTCGAAGGCCTATCGGACGATATCAGGTACATCAGCCTGGACGACGAGCTACTGGCGCAATCCCGCACGGCTGATGATGCTGCAACCCGGATTCTGGAGCGCACTGAAGCGCCGCGCCTGTTCATCGGCTGGTCCCTGGGTGGCCAGATTGCAGCATCCGCAGCTGAGCAGATGCCGGACAAGGTGAGGGGACTGGTGACTGTCTGCAGTACGCCGAGTTTTATTGAGCGGCCCGAATGGCCGGTTGGCATGGCTTCGCCCGAGTTTGAGTATTTCCGATCGGGCCTGGAGCGGGCCTGCCTCAAGCAGTGGAAGCGATTCATGCTGCTCCAGGTGCGGGGTAGCGATCAGACGGGTTCTAGTGAGAAAAAACTCAATCATGAGACCGATGATCGACGAGCGCTACAGCGTTGGCTGGAGGCCGGGCCGGGCGTCAGCGAACGGAATCTGGCGCGCTCCCTCGATTGGTTGGGGCAACTGGATCAGCGCGAACTTTGGAGGCGACTGGACGTGCCTGCTATCCACCTGTTTGCGGGCCGGGACAGGTTGGTGAATCCGGATACCGCCTCGATACTACGCACGCAGAATCTGGATTGCCGCCTGCTGAAAGCTGTGCCGCACTGGCCTCACGGCGAGGCCGCTGATTCTATTGCCCGCCTCCTCACGGAATTTGTCGATGAACGTGCAGGCGTTTGAAATTTTCGAACCGAGCGATTCGACGCGAATCTACTCCCGGGGCGACAAGGCGTCGATTGCACGGGATTTTGGCGCTGCGGCCACAAGCTATGATCGTGCGGCTCGCCTCCAGCGGGAAATGGGGGCGCACCTGCTCGGTGTGATGCCGGAAGACAGCTTCACCAATGTCACGGATCTGGGGTGTGGTACCGGCTTGTTCCTCGAAGCACTGTCTGCCAAATGCGGTTCGAAGAACCTTACGGCGATCGATCTGTCACCTGCGATGCTGGCTCATGCCAAGTGCAACCGAAATGTCGATGCAAGTTGGGTCTGTGCTGC
The window above is part of the Marinobacter nanhaiticus D15-8W genome. Proteins encoded here:
- a CDS encoding DMT family transporter, which encodes MSASSRQLAMAGLVLTTLFWAGNALVARGTSESIPPFALSFWRWLIPTIYLLPFTIKAVIRYQTILREHWLEVIGLAFFSVGAYNTILYLAAQSTGAINIALVSSTMPLMIVLLSALILRIIPGRLQITGLILAFCGVLVILTRGSINTLLDVNFNPGDLLMVLSISSWALYSVLLKRWPLDIPLFPLLCLLITLGTPMILPFYLWELQNEGSFAMSMPNMAALLYVGTLPSVAAYFLWNNGVKTLGPGTTGLFAYLIPVFAALIAVPVLGESIEAYHAAGGGLVLAGLIASSRQAKVPVTTERVAP
- a CDS encoding FAD-dependent oxidoreductase gives rise to the protein MTLERYETDAVVIGAGVIGLACARALARAGQSVFVLEAGAHWGEGTSSRNSEVIHAGLYYPPESLKARLCISGREFLYDYCEQRDIPHRRTGKWIIATADEQGAVLQGIAGRARDCGVPLEWGITDGFPAPCRM
- a CDS encoding NAD(P)/FAD-dependent oxidoreductase, which codes for MGDHRRLSRALPDVTAFAGLFSPTTGIVDSHGLMLGLLTDVEGEGGMLICRAPVESVDSSAMPAKHIVTVGGESPCELVASRVVNAAGLEAIALLRRWKGYPESARPAQYFARGVYFSYSGKHPFDTLVYPVPEPGGLGIHLTLDLAGQARFGPDVEWIDRVDYSVDPARREAFVASIRRWWQGLDADRLQPAYAGIRPKLGDASAGFQDFLVQDEEAHRLPGVVHLLGIESPGLTASLALARYVADKLA
- a CDS encoding ComF family protein, whose amino-acid sequence is MTHLCVGCLTPTQNDGLCGACGADLPRNDAACARCALPLTSSIADPLGVLCGPCISQPPAFDRVVAPWLYSFPVNSLISQFKYGKQRAFGKPLAGLLAREIAASGDGRPECLIPVPMHPSRERARGFNQAEEIALWLADELDVPVISHLVQRRKLSDTQSGLTRRQRLVNLKGAFGVSGPIPEHVAVVDDVVTTGATAEELAKKLKKAGARTVEIWALARTPRIPLDDL
- the bioB gene encoding biotin synthase BioB — protein: MTATPIRHDWTLSEIHELLELPFNDLVFRAQSVHREHFDPNEVQVSTLLSIKTGACPEDCKYCPQSGHYNTGLEKEKLLEIEKVVAEARAAREKGASRFCMGAAWRSPTKKDMPYVLDMVRQVKSLGLETCMTLGMLNEDQAGELAEAGLDYYNHNLDTSEKFYNHIITTRTYQDRLDTLENVRKAGMKVCCGGIMGMGEDEDDRAGLLMQLANLPHHPESVPINMLVKVAGTPLDDVEDLDPFEFVRTIAVARIVMPASHVRLSAGREQMNDQMQALCFLAGANSIFYGEKLLTTSNPEADHDRQLFNRLGIRPEQRGEAHTDEEREAGLIEAMEHERNHHLFYNADERKSA
- the bioF gene encoding 8-amino-7-oxononanoate synthase encodes the protein MRDFRAELEKRREQGLYRWRRQVETPQQPDMVVDGRPVLSFCSNDYLGLANDPDAIAAARDALPETGLGGGASHLICGHHSAHHRLEETLARFTGRESALFFSTGYMANMGVISALAGRGDTIFSDRLNHASLIDGCILSRATVKRYPHCDMTALEEQLATTDGHKLVVTDGVFSMDGDVAPLPEMAALCRKHDALLVVDDAHGFGCVGPEGRGSVAHFGLGSEDVPIVIGTLGKAFGTSGAFVAGSAMMVDYLVQKARTYIYTTAMPPAVALASCTSVRLVKQADDRREHLARLINRFRREAQALGYTLMPSDTPIQPILLGDAWSALALSKALEGRGIWVTAIRPPTVPEGESRLRVTFSASHTEAHLDKLLTALGEAQQELPGHAA
- a CDS encoding alpha/beta fold hydrolase, giving the protein MIAPWVEGLSDDIRYISLDDELLAQSRTADDAATRILERTEAPRLFIGWSLGGQIAASAAEQMPDKVRGLVTVCSTPSFIERPEWPVGMASPEFEYFRSGLERACLKQWKRFMLLQVRGSDQTGSSEKKLNHETDDRRALQRWLEAGPGVSERNLARSLDWLGQLDQRELWRRLDVPAIHLFAGRDRLVNPDTASILRTQNLDCRLLKAVPHWPHGEAADSIARLLTEFVDERAGV